The Sphingomonas sp. HF-S4 sequence ACAATTACGACAGCTTCACCTGGAACCTCGTCCATTACCTGATGGAGTTGGGCGCCGAGGTGCAGGTGGTGCGCAACGACGCGCTCACCGCGCGCGACGCGGTGGCGAGCAACGCCCAGGCCTTTTTGATCTCGCCCGGCCCGTGCACCCCCAACGAGGCGGGGATCAGCCTCGACCTGGTCGCCGCCTGCGCCCACCTCAAGAAGCCGCTGCTCGGCGTTTGCCTGGGCCACCAGGCGATCGGCCAGCATTTCGGCGGCAAGGTCGTGCGCGGCGGACTGATGCACGGCAAGACCTGCCCGGTCGCACATGACGGCACCGGGCTGTTCGAAGGGCTCCCCTCGCCTTTCACCGCGACGCGCTATCACTCGCTGATCGTTACCGACATTCCCGACACGCTGCTGGTTAACGCCACCGCCGACGACGCCTCGGTAATGGGCTTCCGCCACGCCGAGCTGCCGATCCACGGCGTCCAGTTCCACCCCGAGAGCATCGCCACCGAGCACGGCCATGCGATGCTGGCGAACTTCCTCAAGATGGCCGGGATCGAAGCGAAAGCGCTCGCCTGAGCCCCGTTACGATGCAGTGCAAACCATCGGCACCATCCGCCCCACTGCATACGTGACCCGCTTGCCCTTGCCGCGGATGCTATACCGCGGATTTTCGTACCAGAAACCCGACCTCACCGGCTTGCGCTGCAGCACGATCTCCTCGTTGCTGCCCGGCGAGACGATCCGCGCGGTCTCACCCGAATATTCGACGATCATCCCCGGCGCGCGGTCGCAGGCATAGGTCACGCGCATGTCGGTCATCGCCGGCGGCCGGTGCTTGCAGCCCGCCAGCAACCCGAGCGCGACGATCGCCAACAGGATACGCATGCCACTTCTCCACTTGTCCGTGACGACGCCTCTACCGCGTCTCGCCAGCGCACACCACAGCCCGGCTTGGCCGCCCCCCAACAGGATTTGCTCGACTCGCGCCGCCGCCCCCGGAATAGAGGCGCGGTGACTGTCTCGACGCTCCTGCCCGATCCTTCCTCGCCGCTTGCCCGCGAAAGCGCCGCGCAGGCCTTTACCGACATCCTGGACGGCACCGTCCCGGAGCCCGCGATCGAGGCCTTCCTGATCGCGCTTAGCACCCGCGGCGAGACCAGCATCGAGATCGCCGAGGCCGCACGGGCGATGCGCTCGCGGCTGATCCCGATCACCGCCCCCGCCGGCGCGATCGACGTCTGCGGCACCGGCGGCGACGGCCACCACACGCTCAATGTCTCGACCGCGGTCAGCCTCGTCGTCGCGGCGTGCGGCGTGCCGGTCGCCAAGCACGGCAACCGCGCCGCCTCGTCCAAGGCGGGGGCCGCCGACACGCTGGAGGCACTCGGCCTCAACCTCGATCGCGCCGGCGCGCGCGCGCAGGAGAGCCTGGACGAGATCGGCATCGCCTTCCTGTTCGCCCAGCACCACCACCCTGCCCTGGCGCGGCTCGGCCCGCTGCGCCGCCGCATCGCCCGGCGGACGATCTTCAACCTGATGGGCCCGCTCGCCAATCCCGCGCATGTCACGCGCCAGCTGATCGGCATCGCCCGCCCCGATTACGCCCCGATCTATGCCGAGGCGCTGGTCCAGCTCGGCGCCGAGGCCGCGGCGATCGTCTCGGGCGAAGAAGGATTGGACGAGCTTTCGACCGAAGCGAGCAGCGTCATCGTCAATGTCGGCAGCGCCCGGCTGCCCACGCGGATCACGCCCGAGGACGCCGGCCTGCCGCGCCACCCGCTCAGCGCGATCCGCGGCGGCGACCCCGAATATAACGCGCTTGCACTGCGCCGCCTGCTCCAGGGCGAGACCGGGCCTTACCGTGATGCGGTCCTGCTCAACGCCGCCGCCGCGCTGATGGTCGCCGGCCGCGCCGACACGCTCGTCGATGGCGTCGAGGAGGCTGCCGAGGCGATCGACGCCGGGCTTGCCAACGCGCTGCTCGACTGCTGGATCGCCTTCGCATGACCATCCTCGACAAGATCCTCGCCACCAAGCGCAGCGAAGTCGCCGCGCGCCGCGCCGCGCCCACCGAGCGCCCGACGCCCAGCGCGCCGCGCGGGTTCAAGGCGGCGCTCGACGCCAAGGTGGCGGCAGGCGGCTATGGCCTGATCGCCGAGATCAAGAAGGCGAGCCCGTCCAAGGGGCTGATCCGTGCCGATTTCGATCCCCCCGCGCATGCCCGCGCCTATGCAGCCGGCGGCGCGGCGTGCCTGTCGGTGCTCACCGATTACGAATATTTCCAGGGGCATGAAGACTATCTGATCGCCGCACGCGCCGCCTGCGACCTCCCCGTGCTGCGGAAGGACTTCATGGTCGATCCCTGGCAGGTCGCGGAGTCGCGGAGCATCGGCGCCGACGCAATCCTGATCATCGTCGCCGCGCTCGACGACGGCGCGATGGCCGAGATCGAGGCCGCGGCCTTCGAACACGGCATGGACGTGCTGGTCGAAGTCCACGATGCCGACGAGCTCGAACGCGCGCTCAGGCTCAAGTCGCGGCTGATCGGGGTCAACAATCGCAACCTCAAGACCTTCGAAGTCGACCTTCAGAAAACCTACGAACTCGTCCGCCATGCGCCCAGGAATTGCACCTTCGTTGCCGAGAGCGGCCTCACCACCCGTGCCGATTTGGACGCGATGGCCGAACACGACATTCGCTGCTTCCTGATCGGCGAATCGCTGATGCGCCAGGACGATATCGAGGCCGCGACAAGGGCGATGGTGGGATGAGCAAGGCGATGCCAATCTCCTTCTCCCCGGTGAGGAGAGGGATCCTATGACCAACCTCACCCATCTCGACTCCACCGGCGCCGCCCACATGGTGGACATCGCCGGAAAACCCGTCACTGCGCGCGAAGCCGTCGCCACCGGCCGCATCACCATGTCGGCGCAAGCCGCCGCCGCGATTCGCGAAGGCAGCGTCCAGAAGGGCGACGTCCTCGCCACCTCGCGCATCGCCGGGATCATGGCCGCCAAGAAGACCGCCGAGCTGATCCCGCTCTGCCACCCCCTTCCCCTCACGCGCGTGGCGATCGACCTCGCCCCCGACGCGAGCGGCGTCACCGTCACCGCCACTGCCGCTACCGAAGGCAAGACCGGCGTCGAGATGGAGGCGCTCACCGCTGCCAGCGTCGCGCTGCTCACCCTCTACGACATGGCCAAGGCGCTCGATAAGGCGATGGTCATCGGCGATATCCGCCTGCTCACCAAGACCGGCGGCAAATCGGGCGACTGGGCCGCCTAACTTCCCGCTCCCCTCCAGGGGAAACGGCCGGGAGGGGCGCAGTGTGTCTGCGGCCCTGACCGCATGGCCCGATCCCACGGGAACACCTCTGCCCCGCCCTCGTTGTGCCGCTTCGAACGAACCCGGCCGCCCCAGCGTTAGGGATTCTACAACCGTCAAAATTAACCCGCCTTTGAGGCGGCACGAGCAAGGTCCGCGCCACGGGCTGAGTGGAAAGTAGAGTACATGAATCAGGCGCTCAGGTCCGCAACCATCTTCTCGCTCTCGGCCGATCCGCCGCGCGCGGTGCGCCAGCAGCCCGACACCCAGGCCGCATTCGACGCCGCCTGGCTCGCCAGCGACACCGAACGCTTTGCCTGCTCGCTCCAGCGTCTCAGTTCGGCCGGCGCGACGCTCCAGATCGGCGCCAGGCTCGCGGAAGCGGAGTCGATGCACCTCGAAATGGCGAGCGGCCAGCATGTCGCCGGCCGGATCGACTGGTGCGCCGACGGCGAGTGCGGTTTTGTGTTCGACGAGCCGATCGACATCATCAGCACGCTCGCGCGCACGCTCGCCAATCTCCCCGCCGAGCGCCGGGCGATGCCGCGCGTCGAGATCAACCAGCTCGTGTCGATCCGCAGTGGCGGCAAGGTCGAGCATGCCCGCACGCGCAACATCTCGCAGGGCGGCGTCGGCATCGACACGCGGCTCGAGCTCGCGGTCGGCGATGCGGTTCACCTCACCTTCGATGCGCTGCGCCCGCTCGACGGCATCGTCCGCTGGATCCGCGACGGCCAGGCCGGCATTGCCTTCCACGAGGAACTCGGCTGGCAGACGCTCATGCCGTGGTTCCGCCACGCCCAGCGCGCCCAGGCGCGCACCACGCCGACTCCACAGAACATCGAGAGCGAAGGCATGATTCCCGACAAGCACGCGATCCGGCTCGATGCGCCGGCCAGCGTGCGCGAGGGTGTGCGCTGGTGGAATGCGCGCGTCCGCGGGATCACTGCGCACCTCGTCGAACTCGAGACCCGCGCCGCGCTCGCCCCGGGCGCCCAGCTCTGGGTGTCGCTCCCTGAGATCGGCGGCGGCCCGGCGAACGTGATCGAGGCCGCGCATAATCGCATCCTCTGCGAGTTCCGCCTGCCGCTGCGCCCGCGCGACCTCAGCATGGTCTCAGGCGGAAGGGCGCCGCGGGAAGGCTGAGCGCTTGCGTCGCGGGCGCTTCCCGGCCCAAAGCCGGGTAATGCCCAAACTGCTCCCCGTCGCCGAAGCCCAGTCCCGCCTGCTGGCGCTCGCTCGGCCCTTGCCGGTCGAGCGGGTCGCGCTGGCCGAGGCGGCCGGTCGCTGGGCCGCTACCGACATCACCGCGCTACGCACCCAGCCTTATGCCGACCTCTCGGCGATGGACGGCTACGCGATACGCTTCGGCGACCTGCCCGGCCCTTGGCGCGTGATCGGCGAGAGCGCTGCCGGTCGCGCCTTTGCCGGCGAGGCAGGGCCGGGCGATGCGGTGCGGATCTTCACCGGCGCGCCCCTGCCCACCGGCACCGACACCGTCCTCGTCCAGGAGGAAGCGCGCCGTGAGGGCGATCGCGTATCGCTCGACGGCGAAGGCCCCGCGCATCTCGGCCGCAACGTCCGCCGCCGCGGCCTCGACTTCTCGGAAGGCGATCCGCTGGTCCGCGCCGGCGATCGCCTCACCCCGGCCGCGCTGGCGCTGCTCGGCACCGCGGGCCACGGGACGGTCGCCGTCTCCCGGAAGGTCCGTGTCGCGCTCGCCGCGACCGGCGACGAACTCGTCCCGCCCGGCGCGCCGATCGGCGAGGCCCAGCTTCCCGAGACCAATCGGCTGATGCTCGCCGCGCAACTCGCCGGGCTGCCCGTCGAGTTGATCGACCTAGGCATCCTCCCTGACCGCCAGGACGCACTCGAGGCCGCGTTCCGCGCGGTCGACGCCGATCTGCTCGTCACCAGCGGCGGCGCCTCGGTCGGCGACCACGATCTCGTCCAGCCTGCGCTCAAGGCAGTCGGCGCGACGATCGACTTCTGGCGGGTCGCGCTACGTCCGGGCAAGCCGATGATGGCCGGCCGGCTCGGCGAGACGCTGGTGCTCGGGCTTCCCGGCAATCCGGTATCGGCCTTCGTCACCACCTTGCTCTTCGTGCGGCCCGTGGTCGCGGCGCTTTCAGGCGCGGGCGATCCAATGCCGCGCACCCGCCCGGCGGTCCTGGGCGAACCCCTGCCCGCCAGTGGCGATCGCAGCGATTATCTCCGCGCCGAGCAGCGCGACGGGCGCGTCTTCGCCACCACGATCCAGGACAGCTCGATGCTGCGTACGCTCGCCCGCGCGACCTGCCTGATCGTCCGCGCGCGGGGCGCGCCGCCGGCTCAAATCGGCGACTCGGTGGAAATCCTCGACGTCGCTTGACAAGCGCCGGGAACATTGCATAAACGTTCCCAATCTGTTCTAGGAGGACCTGGATGCTCACGCGCAAGCAGCACGAGCTAATCTGCTTCATTGCCGATCGCCTGGCCGAGACCGGCGTTTCGCCCTCGTTCGAGGAAATGAAGGAGGCGCTCGATCTCAAGTCGAAGTCGGGCGTGCACCGGCTGATCAGCGCGCTCGAGGAACGCGAGTTCATCCGCCGCCTGCCCAATCGTGCCCGCGCGCTCGAAGTGCTGCGCGTGCCCGAGCGCGGCGACGCCAAGCCGGCGGGCAAGACGCGCGCGATGGAGCAGTCAACTTCGTCAACTTCGCGGTCAATTTCGTCCGGCTCAACGCCGCCGTCGCCGGCCAACGACGTCGTCGAGATCCCGCTCCACGGCCGCATCGCCGCGGGTACGCCGATCGAGGCGCTCGAAGGCGCGTCGATGCTCCCCGTCCCCGCCGCGCTGCTCGGATCGGGCGAGCATTACGCGCTCGAAGTCGCGGGTGATTCGATGGTCGAGGCGGGCATTCTCGACGGCGATTATGCGCTGATCCGCCGCACCGAGACCGCGCGCGACGGCGAGATCATCGTCGCGCTGATCGACGATGCCGAGGCGACGCTGAAATATTTCCGCAAGGAAGGCGCGATGGTCCGGCTCGACCCCGCGAACCGGGACTATAGCGCCCAGCGCTACCGGCCCGATCAGGTCCGGGTGCAGGGCAAGCTCGCCGGGTTGCTGCGCCGCTACTGAGCAGGCTGCGGGGACGGCGCGGCATATGGCGGCTGCACCGTCAACGGGTTTAGCCAGGGATGCGCCGTGCCGCGCCGCACGGTGCGAACCCGCGCATCGGCGAAGCTGATCGCTACACCACCCGTTCTGGCCAGCATTTCGCGGTCCAGCTTGAGCCAGCGCGGCGTGCAGCCCGGCGGCAGTCGTCGCTCGCTGACCACGATATCGGTCTTGCCGCACAGGTCGATCATCTCCCGCCACGGCACCAGGTACCCGCTCCGCGTCGCCAGCACGCGCCAGCGCCGGACACCCGATCGCACGTCGATCAGGCACAGATCAGGGCTGCACCGCGCGTCCGGCGCCTCGGAGAGCAGCGCAAGATCCTCCTCCGCGCCGCTATTCTCGCCGAGCATCGAGCGGGTATAGTCCCCTGCCCTGTCGCGCAGCAGCGCCATCTCGCCGTTCGACATCCGGATCGCCAGGTGCCGCCCGTCGCCCGTCACCAGCAGGTCGGGCGCCGGCGTCGCCAGCGCCCAGGCGAGCCCCGCCGCGAACGGCGCCGCGCCGATCCAGCGCACCGGCGTCCGCCACAGCGCCACCCATAGCCCGCCGACGACGATCAGCGCATACGCCCCGCCGGGCATCGCCGGCAACGCTGCAACGGCACCCGGCGCCGAGGCCGTGGCATGCGCCAGCCACAGCAGCAGGTCGAGCGCCCGCGCCGTCAGCCACCAGGCCGGCGCGCCGAGCCCGGCGAGGTCGAGCGCCAGTGCCAGTGCCTCGAGCGGCATTATGACGAAGGTGGTCAGCGGGATCGCGACGATATTGGCCAGCGCGCCGTAGATGCCGGCCTTGTGGAAATGAAATAGTCCGATCGGCATCAGCACCAGCTCGACCGCGATGCCGGTGAGCAGTAGCGACGCCAGCCCGCGCAGCAGGCGCCGCCCCTGCCCCTCCTCGCGCCGCCGAAACCAGCCGCGCACCCGCGGGCCCTCGTGCAGCGCCACGATCGCCGTCACCGCGGCGAAGCTCAACTGGAAGCTCGGCCCGGCCAGCGCCTCTGGCCAGAGCAGCAACACGACGAACGCCCCTGCCGCCACCAGCCGCAGCGTGATCGCCTCGCGCCTCAGGCTGAGCGCGAGCAGCACCAGCAACGCCGCCGCGCACGATCGGATCGTCGGCACCTCGGCGCCGGTCAGCAGCGTATAGCCGATCGCCGCGAGCGCGCCCGCCCCCGCCGCGACCAAGGGCAGCCGCCAGCGCAGCGCCAAAGTCGGGCTCAGCGCGAGCAGCTTGAGCACCAGCAGCATCGCCGCAGCGGTTACCGCCGTGACGTGTAGCCCGCTCACCGAGAGCAGATGCGCGAGCCCCGATCGCCGCATCGCCTCCGAATCCACCTCGGCGATCGCGCCCTGGTCGCCGGTGGCGAGCGCGCTGGCGATGCCGCCGGCGCTCCCGGCAATGCGCGACTGGATATGCCCCGACAGCCGCGTGCGCAGGTCCGCGCCGGGAGTCGCCGCCGGGCGCACGATCTCGACCGGCGAGAATCCCTTGCCGGTCGCGCCCAGCCCGGCGAACCACGCCACGCGCGCAAAGTCATACGCCCCCGGCACCGCCGCGGACGGCGGCGGCATCAGCCGTGCGCGCAGCCGGATCACGGTGCCGCGTGCGAGATCCTTCGGCGCATCGCCGATAGCTAGGTTGATCCGCAGCCGCGGCGGCAGATCGGCATGACCCAGCGGCGCCAGCGTTACCCGCACCATGTCGCGCGCCGGCAATTGCTCGACGCGCTCGACCTGCCCGGTCATCAGCACGACCGCCGGCCGTGCCAGCACCGGTGCCGCAACGCGCTCGGCGCGCCACCAGATCAGCGTGCATCCCGCCGCCAGCGTCAGCCCGGCGACTGCAAGCACCCGCGGCGCACGCCCGCCCCCGCCGAAGGCAAAAGCGCCGAGTCCCAGCGCCGTGCTGCCCAACACGAAAGCGATCCAGCGCGCCGCATCGGGCAGCACGAACCAGGCAGTGATCCCCGCCCCCAGCATCACCGGCAGCCACAGCACCAATTGCTCGCGTTCGGCCTCGAGCCAGCGCTCGATCCGATTGGCCAACTGGCGAACAGAGCCCACCGCCCCGATTTGAAGGGCGGGCAACCCCGTGCTAGGGGCCTCGGCGGCTGGACTGGCCATCGATTTTCAATTCTGGGAGCAGGCGCGGTTGAGCGCAACATCTGATACCGGCAGCAAGCCTGTCGTCACCCGTTTCGCGCCGTCGCCCACCGGGTTCCTCCATATCGGCGGCGCCCGCACGGCGCTGTTCAATTTGTTGTTCGCCCGGCACCACGGCGGCAAGTTCCTGCTGCGCATCGAGGATACCGATCGCGCACGCTCGACCGAGCCGGCGATCGCCGCGATACTCGATGGGATGCGCTGGCTCGAGCTCGATTGGGACGGCGAGGCGGTCCATCAATTCTCGCGCGCCGGCCGCCATGCCGAAGTCGCCCAAGCGATGCTCGCTGCCGGGCACGCGTACAAATGCTTCGCCACCGCCGAAGAGCTCGAGGCGATGCGCGCCGAGCAGCGCGCCAACAAGCAGCCGCTGCGCTATGACGGCCGCTGGCGCGATCGCGACGCAAGCGAAGCCCCGGAGGGCGCACCCTTCGTCATCCGCCTCAAGGCGCCGCGCGAAGGCAGCGTCACGATCGAAGACAAGGTCCAGGGGTCGGTCACCGTCAACAACAGCGAGCTCGACGACATGGTCCTGCTCCGCTCGGACGGCACGCCGACCTATATGCTCGCCGTGGTGGTCGACGATCACGACATGGGCGTCACCCATGTGATCCGCGGCGACGACCATCTCAACAACGCCTTCCGCCAGCTCCCGATCTATCGCGCAATGGATGCGATCGAGGGCGGCTGGGACGATCCGATCTACGCGCACA is a genomic window containing:
- a CDS encoding PilZ domain-containing protein, with the protein product MNQALRSATIFSLSADPPRAVRQQPDTQAAFDAAWLASDTERFACSLQRLSSAGATLQIGARLAEAESMHLEMASGQHVAGRIDWCADGECGFVFDEPIDIISTLARTLANLPAERRAMPRVEINQLVSIRSGGKVEHARTRNISQGGVGIDTRLELAVGDAVHLTFDALRPLDGIVRWIRDGQAGIAFHEELGWQTLMPWFRHAQRAQARTTPTPQNIESEGMIPDKHAIRLDAPASVREGVRWWNARVRGITAHLVELETRAALAPGAQLWVSLPEIGGGPANVIEAAHNRILCEFRLPLRPRDLSMVSGGRAPREG
- the moaC gene encoding cyclic pyranopterin monophosphate synthase MoaC — its product is MTNLTHLDSTGAAHMVDIAGKPVTAREAVATGRITMSAQAAAAIREGSVQKGDVLATSRIAGIMAAKKTAELIPLCHPLPLTRVAIDLAPDASGVTVTATAATEGKTGVEMEALTAASVALLTLYDMAKALDKAMVIGDIRLLTKTGGKSGDWAA
- the trpC gene encoding indole-3-glycerol phosphate synthase TrpC, which encodes MTILDKILATKRSEVAARRAAPTERPTPSAPRGFKAALDAKVAAGGYGLIAEIKKASPSKGLIRADFDPPAHARAYAAGGAACLSVLTDYEYFQGHEDYLIAARAACDLPVLRKDFMVDPWQVAESRSIGADAILIIVAALDDGAMAEIEAAAFEHGMDVLVEVHDADELERALRLKSRLIGVNNRNLKTFEVDLQKTYELVRHAPRNCTFVAESGLTTRADLDAMAEHDIRCFLIGESLMRQDDIEAATRAMVG
- a CDS encoding ComEC/Rec2 family competence protein; this translates as MLGAGITAWFVLPDAARWIAFVLGSTALGLGAFAFGGGGRAPRVLAVAGLTLAAGCTLIWWRAERVAAPVLARPAVVLMTGQVERVEQLPARDMVRVTLAPLGHADLPPRLRINLAIGDAPKDLARGTVIRLRARLMPPPSAAVPGAYDFARVAWFAGLGATGKGFSPVEIVRPAATPGADLRTRLSGHIQSRIAGSAGGIASALATGDQGAIAEVDSEAMRRSGLAHLLSVSGLHVTAVTAAAMLLVLKLLALSPTLALRWRLPLVAAGAGALAAIGYTLLTGAEVPTIRSCAAALLVLLALSLRREAITLRLVAAGAFVVLLLWPEALAGPSFQLSFAAVTAIVALHEGPRVRGWFRRREEGQGRRLLRGLASLLLTGIAVELVLMPIGLFHFHKAGIYGALANIVAIPLTTFVIMPLEALALALDLAGLGAPAWWLTARALDLLLWLAHATASAPGAVAALPAMPGGAYALIVVGGLWVALWRTPVRWIGAAPFAAGLAWALATPAPDLLVTGDGRHLAIRMSNGEMALLRDRAGDYTRSMLGENSGAEEDLALLSEAPDARCSPDLCLIDVRSGVRRWRVLATRSGYLVPWREMIDLCGKTDIVVSERRLPPGCTPRWLKLDREMLARTGGVAISFADARVRTVRRGTAHPWLNPLTVQPPYAAPSPQPAQ
- the trpD gene encoding anthranilate phosphoribosyltransferase; the protein is MTVSTLLPDPSSPLARESAAQAFTDILDGTVPEPAIEAFLIALSTRGETSIEIAEAARAMRSRLIPITAPAGAIDVCGTGGDGHHTLNVSTAVSLVVAACGVPVAKHGNRAASSKAGAADTLEALGLNLDRAGARAQESLDEIGIAFLFAQHHHPALARLGPLRRRIARRTIFNLMGPLANPAHVTRQLIGIARPDYAPIYAEALVQLGAEAAAIVSGEEGLDELSTEASSVIVNVGSARLPTRITPEDAGLPRHPLSAIRGGDPEYNALALRRLLQGETGPYRDAVLLNAAAALMVAGRADTLVDGVEEAAEAIDAGLANALLDCWIAFA
- the gltX gene encoding glutamate--tRNA ligase, with product MSATSDTGSKPVVTRFAPSPTGFLHIGGARTALFNLLFARHHGGKFLLRIEDTDRARSTEPAIAAILDGMRWLELDWDGEAVHQFSRAGRHAEVAQAMLAAGHAYKCFATAEELEAMRAEQRANKQPLRYDGRWRDRDASEAPEGAPFVIRLKAPREGSVTIEDKVQGSVTVNNSELDDMVLLRSDGTPTYMLAVVVDDHDMGVTHVIRGDDHLNNAFRQLPIYRAMDAIEGGWDDPIYAHIPLIFNADGTKMSKRKNAVAVDEYRDQLGLLPEAVSNYLLRLGWGHGDDEIISRDQAVEWFDLAGVGKSPSRFDIKKLENLNGHYIRAAEDSHLADLVAKRLPFETSESQSTLLTAAMPALKPRAANLNEIADGAMFLFRTRPLELDEGARTLLEGDAPSLLLRVHTALDAAGSWDTEALEAAVRTVADDAGVKLGAVAQPLRAALVGRKTSPGIFDVLALLGREESLGRIADQMTKPA
- a CDS encoding anthranilate synthase component II, translated to MILVIDNYDSFTWNLVHYLMELGAEVQVVRNDALTARDAVASNAQAFLISPGPCTPNEAGISLDLVAACAHLKKPLLGVCLGHQAIGQHFGGKVVRGGLMHGKTCPVAHDGTGLFEGLPSPFTATRYHSLIVTDIPDTLLVNATADDASVMGFRHAELPIHGVQFHPESIATEHGHAMLANFLKMAGIEAKALA
- the lexA gene encoding transcriptional repressor LexA, which gives rise to MLTRKQHELICFIADRLAETGVSPSFEEMKEALDLKSKSGVHRLISALEEREFIRRLPNRARALEVLRVPERGDAKPAGKTRAMEQSTSSTSRSISSGSTPPSPANDVVEIPLHGRIAAGTPIEALEGASMLPVPAALLGSGEHYALEVAGDSMVEAGILDGDYALIRRTETARDGEIIVALIDDAEATLKYFRKEGAMVRLDPANRDYSAQRYRPDQVRVQGKLAGLLRRY
- a CDS encoding molybdopterin molybdotransferase MoeA, whose protein sequence is MPKLLPVAEAQSRLLALARPLPVERVALAEAAGRWAATDITALRTQPYADLSAMDGYAIRFGDLPGPWRVIGESAAGRAFAGEAGPGDAVRIFTGAPLPTGTDTVLVQEEARREGDRVSLDGEGPAHLGRNVRRRGLDFSEGDPLVRAGDRLTPAALALLGTAGHGTVAVSRKVRVALAATGDELVPPGAPIGEAQLPETNRLMLAAQLAGLPVELIDLGILPDRQDALEAAFRAVDADLLVTSGGASVGDHDLVQPALKAVGATIDFWRVALRPGKPMMAGRLGETLVLGLPGNPVSAFVTTLLFVRPVVAALSGAGDPMPRTRPAVLGEPLPASGDRSDYLRAEQRDGRVFATTIQDSSMLRTLARATCLIVRARGAPPAQIGDSVEILDVA